One Solirubrobacterales bacterium genomic region harbors:
- a CDS encoding FAD-dependent thymidylate synthase has translation MTDDQIVREVFDASQRAQLEPWFTNSDLPVFGLVNLPETVKGAMFARYSRYQGSLRQMFLDEFAQDMDARAAAIPGDIEGDRAAALYERIFLGYGDDSVAQLGGAHVAMEWVSNVMTKVVQRGRLAAYLEQSTRYIAYDAPMQGVTVGGNDAPGYRYYRGADLGPAYEETMDFLFSTYSQSIPKVNEWVAKEYPTADGEDPAAHARAVKAKSLDLMRGLLPAASLSHMGMFASGQAYESLLLHLFASPLPEAHRYGTMLLGELQKIIPSFVQRIERPERGGRWIDYLKTLKDNSSEWADKLGIGEPQSDTETGPYVRLMSHEGDERRLATALLFEAGTASEVDTAAAVGNLGSEQLAALLSDLVGDRENRRHRPGRGYESLSYRFEIVSDYGAFRDLQRHRMLTCQWQTLSPHLGAEVPEELDAAGVGDAFRTALEASRAEYERLSAAGLHDQAPYALSLAYRLRYILDLNAREAMQLIELRSGREGHPSYRAVAHAMWDQINAVTPAVASAMTHVDREMEPRLERLMSEIRNERRASRIQ, from the coding sequence ATGACCGACGATCAGATCGTCCGCGAAGTCTTTGATGCCAGCCAACGAGCTCAACTTGAGCCGTGGTTCACAAACTCCGACTTGCCCGTTTTCGGCCTCGTCAACTTGCCCGAAACGGTCAAGGGCGCGATGTTTGCGCGCTACTCGCGCTACCAGGGGTCACTCCGCCAGATGTTCCTCGACGAGTTCGCCCAGGACATGGACGCGCGCGCAGCGGCAATCCCCGGCGACATCGAGGGCGATCGCGCAGCGGCGCTCTACGAGCGAATCTTCCTGGGCTACGGCGACGACTCAGTCGCCCAACTCGGCGGCGCCCACGTTGCGATGGAGTGGGTATCCAACGTGATGACCAAGGTCGTCCAGCGCGGTCGGCTCGCTGCTTATCTGGAACAGTCCACGCGCTACATCGCCTACGACGCGCCGATGCAGGGCGTCACGGTCGGGGGCAACGACGCACCGGGCTATCGCTACTACCGCGGCGCAGATCTCGGTCCCGCCTACGAAGAGACGATGGACTTCCTCTTCTCGACCTACTCGCAGTCGATCCCGAAAGTCAACGAATGGGTGGCCAAGGAATACCCGACGGCCGACGGCGAGGACCCAGCAGCCCACGCACGCGCCGTCAAGGCCAAGTCGCTCGATCTCATGCGCGGGCTTCTGCCGGCCGCGTCGCTCAGTCACATGGGCATGTTCGCCAGCGGCCAGGCATACGAGTCGTTGCTGCTCCATCTCTTTGCTTCGCCGCTCCCGGAGGCGCACCGCTACGGCACGATGCTGCTGGGCGAACTGCAGAAGATCATCCCAAGCTTCGTCCAGCGGATCGAGCGCCCCGAGCGCGGCGGCCGTTGGATTGACTACCTGAAGACCCTGAAGGACAACAGCTCCGAGTGGGCCGACAAGCTCGGCATCGGCGAGCCGCAATCCGACACCGAGACCGGCCCCTATGTGCGGCTGATGAGTCACGAGGGCGACGAGCGTCGCCTTGCCACAGCTCTGCTCTTTGAGGCTGGCACCGCTTCAGAAGTAGACACGGCAGCAGCCGTCGGCAACCTCGGCAGTGAGCAGCTTGCGGCGTTGCTCAGCGATCTTGTGGGCGACCGCGAGAACCGCCGTCACCGCCCGGGCCGTGGCTACGAGTCGCTCAGCTACCGCTTCGAGATCGTCAGCGACTATGGCGCCTTCCGCGACCTGCAGCGTCACCGCATGCTGACCTGCCAATGGCAGACTCTCAGCCCGCACCTCGGGGCCGAAGTTCCCGAAGAGCTTGACGCGGCGGGGGTCGGCGACGCGTTCCGCACGGCCCTCGAGGCAAGCCGCGCCGAGTATGAACGGTTGTCTGCCGCCGGACTTCACGATCAGGCGCCTTACGCGTTGTCGCTGGCCTACCGCCTGCGGTACATCCTTGATTTGAACGCCCGCGAGGCGATGCAGTTGATCGAGCTGCGGTCCGGCCGCGAGGGTCACCCCAGCTATCGCGCCGTCGCGCACGCGATGTGGGATCAGATCAACGCAGTCACGCCGGCCGTCGCGAGCGCGATGACCCACGTTGATCGCGAAATGGAGCCGCGCCTCGAGCGGCTGATGAGCGAGATACGGAACGAACGTCGAGCCAGCCGAATCCAGTAA